The sequence AAGCCGAAGCGGATATGAAAAAGGCTCAGACAGAGGCAGCCGGACTGCGTGCGCTCTTTGCGAAGGGAGCAGACAGCGAAACCCCTCTGCATTCGCCCTATGCCTGCGCGGATATGAAGCTGGTGCTTGATAAGATTACGGCAGATTACGAAAACGTTCTCTATATTGATGGTAAGGGCGCCGCAACCGAGCTTGTGCTGAAGGCTGTGAACAGAAGCGGTGTTGACATAAAAGCGCAGAACGCCTACCTGCTACCCTCTTACCTGAATGAGGCGATCGCTGTTCCGCAGTTTGATCCTTGGTATGTTCGTCCGTTTGAGCCTGTACCTCTTGCCAAGACGGCGAGAACATCCGCTGCTCCGTTGATGTTTGAAGCCGCCGCGGATTACTCATCGGCTCCGTCACCCGAGGTTTCAAGAGAGGCTCCGGCACAGTTCAGGGTTAAGGACTTCACACTGATTTCAGACGGCAGGGAGTCAAGAACAGTGCTGGACAGGGCGGATGTCGAAGCAGAAAGCAGGCTGGCGGTTTATCCGTTCAGAAGCCCCGTTGTTTACAGGGAAACAGTGTTTACGCCCAAGTCCGAAGTGTACGGCAGCAAGTGGCGTGTCAGCGCTGGCAGGGAAATCTTTGAAAATGTTTACGCTTCCGTTGAGAACGGCAGGATACGCCTTGCCGCCGGAACGGACAAGGATATATCCGTCAAAAGAAAGAGCCTTCCACTGACAAGGGAGTCCGACGGTTTCTTCGGCACAAAGAAAAGAATGAAAAGAGGCTTTACAATAGAGGCGGCAAACCTTGCGGGGGAAGCGAAAAAGCTTAATATAACTGATCGTTTGCCCGTTGCGGCGGACGACAGAATAAGCATTGAGAACATCATGCTGAACGGAAAGAGAATTGATGCGGCAAAGGACGGCAGGCTTGAGATTATAACAGAGCTGAAAGCCGGCGGAACCGCCGTATATACTGTGACCTTTGAACTGGTTGCGGATAAAGATATGGAAGTGGTATTTTAGATGAAATTTGTAGATTCACTGATTATAGACGTTGAAGGCGGACACGGCGGCAACGGATGTTGCAGCTTCCGCCGTGAGGCTTATGTGCCCCGAGGCGGTCCCAACGGAGGCAACGGCGGTAACGGAGGCAATGTTATCCTTGAAGGGGACGACTCCAAGACGACTCTCCTTGACCTGACATATAACGCCATCTACAAGGCAAAAAGAGGCGTTCACGGCAAAGGGAGCGATCTTCAGGGAAAACGGGGAGAGGATATTCTCCTTAAGGTGCCTGTAGGCACAATGATTTATGAGACAGAAACAGAAGAGCTGATAGCCGATATAACTCAAAAAGGCGAGCAGGTTATAGTCGCCGCCGGAGGCAGAGGGGGCAGAGGCAACGCCTCATTCGTTTCCTCAACTCACCGTGCGCCCAGAGAGCACACGGACGGCGAGCCCGGCGAGAAGAAGCGTCTCCGTCTGGAGCTGAAGCTTATAGCGGATGTGGGGATCATAGGAATGCCCAACGCAGGGAAGTCCACATTCATCTCCACTGTTTCAGCCGCCAAGCCAAAGGTGGCGGACTACCCTTTCACCACGCTTGTCCCTAACCTAGGTGTGGTCAGAGGAGCGTTGGGCGAGCCGTTCGTTCTGGCGGACATGCCGGGGCTTGTGGAAGGCGCCCATGAGGGAACAGGGCTTGGTATGAGATTCCTGCGCCACATTGAGCGTACAAGGGTTCTGGTTCACTTTGTGGACTCCTCCGACTATGACTCAACCATGGTGGAGCGCTACAGCATGATCAGAAACGAGCTTGAAAAATACGGAATCGGCGTTTCCGAAAAGGCGGAGCTTGTGGCGGCAACGAAGACCGACGCGGCAATGCCTGAAAACCTCATAGAGTTTGAGGAATTTATAAAGAAAGAGGGCAAACCCTTTTTTAAAATATGCTCACTGACCAAAGACGGCGTGAAGGAGCTTCTGGACGCGGCGGAGAAAATCCTCGCGGAGACGGAAAAACAGAATGAAGAAGATCTCGGAGCTGCTGGACAATAAACTTGCGGGCGAAGCGAGAGAGCATTCATCACTCGCGAAAACATGGCATCACGCCGTGGGAGACACGGTGGCGGCTGTCGCTATGCCCTTGAAGATTGACGGAACATGCCTCATTGTAGGCGTGAGCGACAACATGTGGCTGAGTGAGCTTTCCCACATGAAGGATGAAATAATGGAAAATCTCGCCGCCAAGGGGATGAATGTCAAAGACATCCGTTTTGTTTTCAGACAGGCGCCGAGGAGAAAGACTAAGCCTGTTTTTGTGCCCCGGAACCTGACGGATAAAGAGGAACGGACAGTAAAGCACATGTGCTCCGTGATTAAGGACAAAACCCTTCGTGAAAGCGCGGAAAAGGCTATGAGAGCCTATTTCGGAAAATATTCGTATGATGATTTCATAGGGCGTTGAAAATTCGGAGTAAATCTATTATTTTATCCTGTACCTAAGGAGAATGAACAGTGATTCTTGATATAAAGACCTTTCCCGATGAAGTTTTGAGAAAGAAGAATGAACCTGTGGCGGTTGTTGACGATTCGGTCAGAAAGCTGCTCTCAGACATGGTTGATACAATGCGCAGCGCAAAGGGTGTCGGGCTTGCCGCGCCGCAGGTCGGTGTGAATAAGCGTGTGATTGTGGTGGATATAAGCGCCGGAGAAGACTCTAACTCGCTTATGAAGATAATTAACCCTGAAATTCTGGAACTTTCCGGCGAGCCGGACGTCAATGAAGAAGGCTGCCTCAGCGTTCCCGGGGAATATGAAGTGGTGACCAGACCCTCAAAAGCAGTGGTCAGATACATGAGAGAGGACGGAACGGAGACGGTCGTCAAATCCGAAGGCTTTCTCGCGAGAGCTCTCCAGCATGAAATAGACCACCTGAACGGCGTCCTCTTCATAGACAGGCTCTCCGTGAGCAAAAGGGAAACCGTCAAGAAGCGCATACGTAAACGCATCAGCATCGGCGATTATGTCGCCGGAAGAGGCTGATTAAGAATATAAAAAACTTTAAGGAGTTCAATATGCAGGATTTCTGGTATATAGTCGGAGCTTATTCAATAATATGGGTGCTTCTCGGCGGCTACATGCTCGGTCTCGGTACAAAAATAACCGAGCTGAACAAACGCATTGACGCCGTAGAGGCTGATAAGGAAAGATAGGAAGCGAAGCCTGACGAAGCAGTCTCTGAAATATAATGAGAGATTGCTTCATCCTTTCAGGATTCGCTATGATTCGGAAAACTCTGCGGCTATACGGTCGGAAGCTTCGCCGTACGCGGAAAAGGCAGGGTTATCCTGCCGCCGGCGTGTATCAAAAATTCTCGGGAATGGGAAATTTTTGATTGTCTGTCAGGTGTTTTGGTTTTTAAAGAAGTCCACAAGGGAGACAAGGTTTTCCTTTGTGGCGGCCTGAATATTCTCTTCCTTTATCGCCTCGAAGATCTCCTTGCGGTGCACACTGACATCTCTGGGGGCATCGATTCCGAGCTTAACGCTCTTTCCCGCCACTTCCACTATGCGGATTTCTATATTTTCGCCTATTATTATACTTTCATTTGTTTTTCGGGACAGTACCAGCATCACTTATCCTTGGCGGCAAAAAGCGGAGCTTTTATCATCCACCTGTCATCTTCCAGTATAACCTGTTTTGCCAGCTTTTTCCCTGTATTTAACAGAATCGGCGCGCGCAGGTTTACCGTGGCGTTTTTCGGGTCTTCCGGAACAACGACTATTGCGGCGATTTTCAGTTCCTCGTCTTTTTCGATTCCGAGTATCTTCAGTTCACGCTTGTTTATTTTCGGGTCGTAGTTCGGGTGAAATATCTTCGGTTCGATGAGAATGAAGCATACATCGGGATCCTGAACAGCCTGAAACCAAAGAAAAGGGAACGACTTATCGCCGGAGATCAGCAGGAAGTCACTGAGATCGGGAAAGCCCAGCAGCGGAGAAGAGAGAGTTATTATATCATTCTCCGTATATTCGACCGGACCCAGTTTGGTTGAGGACATTTTTATTTTTTCCATTGAAACCTCTGTGTTTTCTGCAAGGTTGGATTTCATCTTGAATTACTCCTTAAATATTAAAGAAAGTCAAGCAGCGAAATATTCATTATTTTCGCGGTTGTCTGAAGCGCAGCCTGATACGCCTGCAAAGCAAGCTGATACGAAGTGATGGCGGCGCTCTGGTCTGTCGCTGTGGCACCCAGATACTCTGCCTTTATCTCTTCGTTTTTTGTGCTCATTACAGTGTAGTAGTTGATTGATGTGTCAACCCTGTTCTGTCTTGTGCCCACGGAGGTGAGAGAGTTTGTTATCTGTGTTTCAGCCTGATCCAGTATGGGCAGCTCATATTCGATGCCGGAACCCACTGCTGTGGTAAACGAGTCAGTCGCGTAAAGGTAGCCGACATCAAAGCCGCTGTATACTCCGTCCGCAACGTGATATGTCTCGTTTGCGGTATCTATGGTGTACATGGAGATAAGCTCACCGTCGCTGCCTGTCACCTTTATCTGAGCCTCCGTTCCTGCCTTGGCGAAGCCCAGAGTGCTTTCGTAGTCGCCCGAAACGTGGAAGCTGTTTATCACCGCATCGTCATAAACGAAGGAGAGATTGCCGCCGTCAACAATTTCGGCGCTTATCATACCGCCGAGACCGGCATTTGTGAGCTTGTCGTTTACTTCAGCTAATAATTCGTCCACGGATTCATAATCTTTAGCTTCAAGTGTTATTGAAGCGGTTTTCTTTGTTCCGTCATTATAAGTGAAGCTGATAGTTCTCTGCCCGGTTGTTGTATCCTTAAGGAAAAGCTGTGGAGTGCCGCCTGCTGTTACGCTGTCTGTTGAGGCTGTTTTGTAAAAGCCCAGAACAGACACCGCTTCACTGCTGAGGTCGGTATTGGCTGATACAGAGAGATTAGTCAGTGTTCCGCCTGCGGTGAAGCTGAGATTGCCGTTGTTGTCCGCTGTGAGTGTTATCCCGGCGGGAAGCCCGGTCGCCGCGGCAGCCAGCGAGGCGGCGTCAGCATATTCGCCGGAAGGATCCGGCGGGAAAGTGACCTGAGCAGTTGTCCATGTATCCGTTGCTGTATCGTAATACGTGAGATCAAGCACCTTGTTCACATTGAAGGCGAGCGGAGCGGCACTCTGCCCCGTTGTGGGGTCGTATGTCTGGAAGAAGGTCATTCTGGTGCCTTCGTTATTGGCGTTCATGGTTATTTCATGAGTTCCCGAACCGGAGTATATCTCAAGCTTGCCGTCGTTGTTGTACGCGCGCACTCCGAGACCAGCCAGATCCGCGTCTGTTGAGATCATGCTGTTGACAGTGTCGATTATAAGGCTCTCCGGGTCAAAAGAACTGAATCCGAGGGCGCTGTCGGTGTCACCTGAAACATAGAGGTCGGTTACTGTTCCGCCCGCCGTGAAGCTGATTGTTCCGTCAGCGTTTGCGCCCGCTGTTATTCCTGCGGGAAGTGTCGGGTCGGAGTTTATGGCGGTTACAATATCGTTCACGCTGGCGTAGCTTCCTGCGGGAACATTAACCGAAGCCTCTGTCCATACTCCTCCGTCCTGATAATAGAATGTAAGCCCTGCGGCTTCGGTGAAGTTTAGGCGCGCCGCTTCTGTTCCCGTTGAGGGACTTTCAACGGAGGCGAAGATGCTGTCTCGGTCGATGAATATGTTTCTGGTATAAACATTGTTTCCGTCTTTTACAACCAGATCAAAATCTATGTCGCTGTTCGCTGTATAGTTTACTTCGGAAGTAACGCTTTTCAGCTCAGACTGGATGTACATCTCGCTGAGGTTGTTTGTGGTGAGTATCTGGAAGTTAAAGAGGTCATTGTAGTTTCCTCTGAACGTGCCGTCAAAGTATGGCGTCGCCGTGGAGTTAAGTGTTGTGTCGCTCCATGCGCCGGGCGCTCCGATACCCTGTTCGGGTATGTTGAGGTTCAGCGCGTTGTAAAGGTTTGTGAGGGAGCGGAAGGTGTCCACGTTTTTGCCTTCCTCTATAACATTTATATCACCGAAGCTCACATTGGAACCGGCGCTGAGATCAACGGTGAAGCTGGTGGATTCCGTAACCTGCCCGAGGGAAATTTTTACCCCCTTGCTTATTTCAATCTCCTGACCGTAATAGGTGTCCTGCCTGAGAGTCTGGGTCGAGACCTTGTTTCCGGCGGAATCGGTGACGTTTATAACTATTTTGTCATAGTCTGA is a genomic window of Geovibrio thiophilus containing:
- a CDS encoding DUF4139 domain-containing protein, with translation MKPVIAILAFLTCANAFAAEFYLHRDKAEYRTGEYKSGVIGYGSAVKAYCGTAEMMLIPSADGAEGWLGALAQEIKNKENDYIKAESRKKTAEFMLNSIGEVSSVDKLSDGRLQAYAAARFAEISKAEADMKKAQTEAAGLRALFAKGADSETPLHSPYACADMKLVLDKITADYENVLYIDGKGAATELVLKAVNRSGVDIKAQNAYLLPSYLNEAIAVPQFDPWYVRPFEPVPLAKTARTSAAPLMFEAAADYSSAPSPEVSREAPAQFRVKDFTLISDGRESRTVLDRADVEAESRLAVYPFRSPVVYRETVFTPKSEVYGSKWRVSAGREIFENVYASVENGRIRLAAGTDKDISVKRKSLPLTRESDGFFGTKKRMKRGFTIEAANLAGEAKKLNITDRLPVAADDRISIENIMLNGKRIDAAKDGRLEIITELKAGGTAVYTVTFELVADKDMEVVF
- the obgE gene encoding GTPase ObgE, coding for MKFVDSLIIDVEGGHGGNGCCSFRREAYVPRGGPNGGNGGNGGNVILEGDDSKTTLLDLTYNAIYKAKRGVHGKGSDLQGKRGEDILLKVPVGTMIYETETEELIADITQKGEQVIVAAGGRGGRGNASFVSSTHRAPREHTDGEPGEKKRLRLELKLIADVGIIGMPNAGKSTFISTVSAAKPKVADYPFTTLVPNLGVVRGALGEPFVLADMPGLVEGAHEGTGLGMRFLRHIERTRVLVHFVDSSDYDSTMVERYSMIRNELEKYGIGVSEKAELVAATKTDAAMPENLIEFEEFIKKEGKPFFKICSLTKDGVKELLDAAEKILAETEKQNEEDLGAAGQ
- a CDS encoding DUF721 domain-containing protein, encoding MKKISELLDNKLAGEAREHSSLAKTWHHAVGDTVAAVAMPLKIDGTCLIVGVSDNMWLSELSHMKDEIMENLAAKGMNVKDIRFVFRQAPRRKTKPVFVPRNLTDKEERTVKHMCSVIKDKTLRESAEKAMRAYFGKYSYDDFIGR
- the def gene encoding peptide deformylase, with product MILDIKTFPDEVLRKKNEPVAVVDDSVRKLLSDMVDTMRSAKGVGLAAPQVGVNKRVIVVDISAGEDSNSLMKIINPEILELSGEPDVNEEGCLSVPGEYEVVTRPSKAVVRYMREDGTETVVKSEGFLARALQHEIDHLNGVLFIDRLSVSKRETVKKRIRKRISIGDYVAGRG
- a CDS encoding CcmD family protein, whose protein sequence is MQDFWYIVGAYSIIWVLLGGYMLGLGTKITELNKRIDAVEADKER
- the csrA gene encoding carbon storage regulator CsrA encodes the protein MLVLSRKTNESIIIGENIEIRIVEVAGKSVKLGIDAPRDVSVHRKEIFEAIKEENIQAATKENLVSLVDFFKNQNT
- the fliW gene encoding flagellar assembly protein FliW, whose translation is MEKIKMSSTKLGPVEYTENDIITLSSPLLGFPDLSDFLLISGDKSFPFLWFQAVQDPDVCFILIEPKIFHPNYDPKINKRELKILGIEKDEELKIAAIVVVPEDPKNATVNLRAPILLNTGKKLAKQVILEDDRWMIKAPLFAAKDK
- a CDS encoding flagellin; the protein is MRVTYNYMTMRYLTGIQNNLNSVSNSLDAVTKGRNLLTPEQDPVNYISALTIQTMLDESAQFKRNAENALTWLTNSDSELQSASELISKALNEYAIYGMNDSQSAESRKALAGDVQGVIESLLGVGNAYYNGRYLFSGYATQTQPFQTQERQVSSVVSNINGADAMVQKQYNDMPELKEGSYTMKVTVTNGTATVQLFDKNNNKVLLDTNGTDETAGDGNNTSYTLTTAYAKGMVINTGTGAGIKLPDTDMEGRTLTTSFYYTPGDNVSYYGDDGIVTTKIGYSQDVDINMTGQEIFMETYKTLRGTVTNKTNGLYATSTTYFSNLDGANASLADSININGTDHNGYKVGIAKLMAPAAVTLDMSTATEAERTVTLKYADEEFDITLDQKGYDDIDEVVFDLNRKLENEGLADEIQAVNDGDRVMFITTRSGDHVQLDLKGTVNNKLGFTDPTPSSTTDFTYSATGKDTVFEIGYSSYDQPVLIEYKNETLTGGDDNRANFPVGTNEIFVNGVAMSFTVNTGDTAEDIQNSINQALKDNGFAFTVTAQVESTPTADMYDLTLKLHNVNYGDDTSLSSKVTTADGVNDYKTATAKNSDYPITTEKRLGDFLTFIENLYDNAVDASLVDGKLVVQDIRSGSSRLTFSINEDNTGIGYAMLEQDVKLSGKYTGTRDDKWSFNVVMQAADPMDPSDYDKIVINVTDSAGNKVSTQTLRQDTYYGQEIEISKGVKISLGQVTESTSFTVDLSAGSNVSFGDINVIEEGKNVDTFRSLTNLYNALNLNIPEQGIGAPGAWSDTTLNSTATPYFDGTFRGNYNDLFNFQILTTNNLSEMYIQSELKSVTSEVNYTANSDIDFDLVVKDGNNVYTRNIFIDRDSIFASVESPSTGTEAARLNFTEAAGLTFYYQDGGVWTEASVNVPAGSYASVNDIVTAINSDPTLPAGITAGANADGTISFTAGGTVTDLYVSGDTDSALGFSSFDPESLIIDTVNSMISTDADLAGLGVRAYNNDGKLEIYSGSGTHEITMNANNEGTRMTFFQTYDPTTGQSAAPLAFNVNKVLDLTYYDTATDTWTTAQVTFPPDPSGEYADAASLAAAATGLPAGITLTADNNGNLSFTAGGTLTNLSVSANTDLSSEAVSVLGFYKTASTDSVTAGGTPQLFLKDTTTGQRTISFTYNDGTKKTASITLEAKDYESVDELLAEVNDKLTNAGLGGMISAEIVDGGNLSFVYDDAVINSFHVSGDYESTLGFAKAGTEAQIKVTGSDGELISMYTIDTANETYHVADGVYSGFDVGYLYATDSFTTAVGSGIEYELPILDQAETQITNSLTSVGTRQNRVDTSINYYTVMSTKNEEIKAEYLGATATDQSAAITSYQLALQAYQAALQTTAKIMNISLLDFL